The following proteins are encoded in a genomic region of Arachis stenosperma cultivar V10309 chromosome 4, arast.V10309.gnm1.PFL2, whole genome shotgun sequence:
- the LOC130976320 gene encoding uncharacterized protein LOC130976320 codes for MEGTLLPLSSPTPTKPNNNFILFQRFTFPSSLNHFQKTLSTPKRTVLTASSRNSHRSSALALHETASVSEKTDASSFAASALPKIDKTGRFCSPRAARELALSIIYASCLEGLDPVRLFEKRMNERREPGYDFDKEKLLKYNHMSFGGPPVTVESVEEENELLSDIEKESAVEAEVLAAPPKLVYNKLILRFTRKLLVAARDRWDANVDVINEIVPQNWKNEPAGRILELSILHLAMSEMTVLDTRHQIVINEAVDLAKRFCDGAAPRIINGCLRTFVQGLELGASETEFS; via the exons ATGGAGGGAACCTTGCTACCCCTATCCTCTCCAACCCCTACCAAACCCAACAATAACTTCATTCTCTTCCAACGCTTCACTTTCCCTTCTTCACTTAATCACTTCCAAAAAACCCTCTCCACTCCCAAACGCACCGTCTTGACAGCTTCCTCTCGAAACTCACACCGTAGCTCTGCACTCGCTCTCCACGAAACCGCATCCGTTTCGGAGAAAACCGACGCCTCTTCCTTTGCCGCTTCCGCTTTGCCCAAAATCGACAAGACCGGCAGGTTCTGCAGCCCCAGAGCCGCCAGAGAACTTGCTCT GTCTATAATTTATGCTTCTTGCTTGGAAGGTTTGGACCCGGTTCGGTTGTTCGAGAAACGGATGAATGAGCGGCGAG AACCCGGTTATGACTTTGACAAGGAGAAGTTGTTGAAGTATAATCATATGAGTTTTGGAGGGCCACCTGTTACTGTTGAATCTgttgaagaagagaatgaaCTGCTAAGTGACATTGAGAAGGAGTCTGCTGTTG AAGCTGAAGTCCTTGCAGCTCCTCCAAAGCTAGTATACAACAAACTGATATTGAG GTTCACTAGGAAATTATTAGTTGCAGCGAGGGATAGATGGGATGCTAATGTTGATGTCATTAACGAAATTGTCCCACAAAATTGGAAG AACGAGCCAGCAGGCAGGATTTTAGAGCTTTCTATTCTTCATTTGGCAATGTCTGAAATGACGGTGCTCGATACAAGACACCAAATTGTCATCAATGAG GCTGTGGATCTTGCTAAACGGTTTTGTGATGGAGCAGCCCCTCGTATCATAAACGGTTGCCTCCGTACATTTGTCCAAGGCCTGGAGCTCGGGGCATCAGAAACTGAGTTTAGTTGA